A window from Cryptomeria japonica chromosome 1, Sugi_1.0, whole genome shotgun sequence encodes these proteins:
- the LOC131031591 gene encoding kinesin-like protein KIN-14I, producing MAKAHWQDMRVLLQRSKEELQLMQARHQKKWELLGNEVQRLSIPASGYHRVVEENKNLYNALQDLKGKIRVYCRVKPSHAGDSSLQSTVKFPGEDGSLLIINTSKTGKDAAKMFNFNKVFGPSATQEEVYLDTQPLIRSVMDGYNVCIFAYGQTGSGKTHTMSGPTGASEKEMGVNYRALSDLFQISQKRKHLTKYEVSVQMIEIYNEQVRDLLGTDASHKKLDIQNNGHNGFNVPDASVLPVNLTSDGLDLMNSGQKNRTVRSTALNDRSSRSHSVLTVHVQGTDCVSGCTLHSYLHLVDLAGSERVDKPEVTGDRLKEAQHINKSLSSLGDVIAVIVNFPSNVSFKKSP from the coding sequence ATGGCAAAGGCACATTGGCAGGATATGAGAGTTTTATTACAAAGATCAAAGGAAGAGTTACAATTAATGCAAGCCAGACACCAAAAGAAATGGGAATTACTAGGGAATGAGGTCCAACGCCTTTCCATTCCTGCTTCTGGATATCATAGAGTTGTCGAAGAAAATAAGAACCTTTATAATGCCCTACAAGACCTCAAAGGCAAAATAAGAGTATACTGCAGGGTCAAACCATCTCATGCAGGCGATTCTAGTTTGCAAAGCACAGTGAAATTTCCTGGGGAAGATGGGTCACTTCTCATAATCAATACATCAAAGACTGGGAAGGATGCGGCAAAGATGTTcaattttaataaagtttttgGGCCATCTGCAACACAAGAGGAAGTTTACTTAGATACACAACCATTGATAAGATCCGTAATGGATGGTTACAATGTCTGCATTTTTGCTTATGGTCAAACAGGATCAGGGAAAACACACACCATGAGTGGACCGACAGGTGCTTCTGAGAAGGAGATGGGGGTCAATTATCGAGCACTTAGTGACCTTTTCCAGATATCTCAGAAGAGGAAACATTTGACGAAGTATGAGGTTTCTGTTCAAATGATAGAGATATACAATGAACAAGTGAGAGATCTTCTTGGCACAGATGCCTCACACAAGAAATTAGATATTCAAAACAATGGACACAACGGATTTAATGTACCAGATGCCAGTGTTTTGCCAGTTAATTTGACATCTGATGGCTTAGACTTGATGAATTCTGGTCAAAAGAATCGCACTGTTAGATCTACCGCCCTCAATGACCGCAGCAGTCGTTCTCACAGTGTATTGACTGTGCATGTACAAGGCACAGATTGTGTATCTGGATGCACCCTTCATAGCTACCTACATTTAGTGGATCTTGCTGGAAGTGAGAGGGTGGACAAACCTGAAGTAACAGGAGATCGGTTGAAGGAGGCCCAGCACATCAATAAGTCTCTTTCATCTCTAGGAGATGTGATTGCAGTAATTGTTAATTTTCCAAGCAATGTAAGCTTCAAAAAATCACCATGA